A single region of the Triticum dicoccoides isolate Atlit2015 ecotype Zavitan chromosome 2B, WEW_v2.0, whole genome shotgun sequence genome encodes:
- the LOC119364205 gene encoding uncharacterized protein LOC119364205 encodes MASVRRPCAVVLLACAAAFLVTVGAQPMDNPILSDPNVVPVYMSPGAQPTVVSCYNQSSPSQAPECMIPVRRCPAGCRDLCYVHCPSCKLVCMCELAGTECYDPRFVGGDGNKFLFHGRRDADFCLLSDANLHINAHFIGKRNVKAARDFTWVQALGIRFGGHRLYLGVKRTVTWDNAVDRLAITFDGMPVELDAAPAASWSPASAPALSVLRIGAANGVVVRLDGQFRIVANAVPVTEEDSRIHDYGLTADDSLAHLNVAFKFHSISADVHGVLGQTYRSDYVSAGVDMGAKIPVMGGAAKYQVSDIFGTDCEVARFAGEDVVRVGAVDMIDEPADTMCGSGKGSAGLVCKK; translated from the exons ATGGCGTCCGTCCGGCGCCCGTGCGCGGTGGTGCTGCTCGCCTGCGCCGCCGCATTCCTCGTCACGGTCGGCGCCCAGCCGATGGACAACCCCATCCTTTCGGACCCCAACGTGGTACCCGTCTACATGAGCCCCGGCGCGCAGCCCACCGTGGTGAGCTGCTACAACCAGAGCAGCCCGTCGCAGGCCCCAGAGTGCATGATCCCGGTGCGCCGGTGCCCCGCCGGCTGCCGCGACCTCTGCTACGTGCACTGCCCCAGCTGCAAGCTCGTCTGCA TGTGTGAACTGGCCGGCACGGAGTGCTACGACCCGCGCTTCGTGGGCGGCGACGGCAACAAGTTCCTCTTCCACGGCCGCAGGGACGCCGACTTCTGCCTGCTCTCCGACGCCAACCTGCACATCAACGCGCACTTCATCGGCAAGCGCAACGTGAAGGCGGCGCGGGACTTCACATGGGTGCAGGCGCTCGGCATCCGCTTCGGCGGCCACCGCCTCTACCTCGGCGTCAAGAGGACGGTCACCTGGGACAACGCCGTCGACCGCCTCGCCATCACCTTCGACGGCATGCCTGTCGAGCTGGACGCGGCGCCGGCCGCCAGCTGGAGCCCGGCCTCCGCGCCCGCGCTGTCCGTCTTACGCATCGGCGCGGCCAACGGCGTGGTGGTGCGCCTCGACGGCCAGTTCCGCATCGTCGCCAACGCGGTGCCGGTGACCGAGGAGGACTCGAGGATCCACGACTACGGCCTCACCGCCGACGACAGCCTCGCGCACCTCAACGTCGCGTTCAAGTTCCACTCCATCAGCGCCGACGTGCACGGCGTGCTCGGCCAGACCTACCGCTCCGACTACGTCAGCGCCGGGGTTGACATGGGCGCCAAGATACCCGTGATGGGGGGTGCCGCAAAGTACCAGGTCTCGGACATCTTCGGCACGGACTGCGAGGTGGCGCGCTTCGCCGGAGAGGACGTCGTCCGCGTCGGGGCGGTGGACATGATCGACGAGCCGGCCGACACCATGTGCGGCAGCGGCAAGGGCAGCGCCGGGCTGGTCTGCAAGAAGTGA